One Mycolicibacterium goodii genomic region harbors:
- a CDS encoding alpha/beta hydrolase: MASTCAARVFGLRLMLTALVSVMFTTFAVVSVEIPRANAFSREGLPVEYLDVYSPSMGRNLRVQFQGPGETVDDMRPSRAVYLLDGLRAQDDYSGWDINTAAFEWFYNSGVSVVMPVGGQSSFYSDWYSPSSFNNQTYTYKWETFLTQELPAWLAANRNVSMTGNGVVGLSMSGSAALILSAFHPGQFRYAASLSGFLNPSSLLMQQAIRVAMLDAGGYNVDNMWGPPWDGAWKRNDPVRQVDRIVANGTRLWIYCAPGGATPLDDGADPNLAMSANSLETLAIKSNKDFQDAYIRAGGRNATFHFPPAGNHSWPYWGAQLTALKPDLIASLNG; encoded by the coding sequence ATGGCGAGCACGTGCGCCGCGCGCGTTTTCGGTCTGCGACTGATGCTGACCGCACTCGTTTCTGTGATGTTCACCACATTTGCTGTGGTCAGCGTGGAAATCCCCCGCGCCAATGCCTTCTCGCGCGAGGGCCTGCCGGTCGAATACCTCGACGTGTACTCGCCGTCGATGGGGCGCAATCTGCGCGTCCAGTTCCAGGGGCCCGGCGAGACCGTCGACGACATGCGGCCCAGTCGCGCGGTGTACCTGCTCGACGGCCTGCGCGCGCAGGACGATTACAGCGGTTGGGACATCAACACCGCGGCGTTCGAATGGTTCTACAACTCGGGCGTCTCCGTGGTGATGCCGGTCGGCGGACAGTCCAGCTTCTACAGCGACTGGTACTCGCCGTCGAGCTTCAACAACCAGACCTATACCTATAAATGGGAGACGTTCCTCACCCAGGAACTGCCTGCCTGGCTGGCCGCCAACCGGAATGTGTCGATGACCGGGAACGGCGTGGTCGGACTGTCGATGTCCGGCAGTGCGGCGCTGATCCTGTCGGCCTTCCACCCAGGTCAGTTCCGGTACGCGGCGTCGTTGTCGGGCTTTCTCAACCCGTCGTCGTTGCTGATGCAGCAGGCCATCCGCGTCGCGATGCTCGATGCCGGGGGTTACAACGTCGACAACATGTGGGGTCCGCCATGGGACGGCGCCTGGAAGCGCAATGATCCCGTCAGGCAGGTGGACCGGATCGTGGCCAACGGCACGCGGTTGTGGATCTACTGCGCACCCGGCGGCGCGACGCCGCTCGACGACGGCGCCGACCCCAACCTGGCGATGAGCGCCAACAGCCTGGAGACTCTGGCGATCAAGAGCAACAAGGACTTTCAGGATGCCTACATCCGGGCCGGCGGCCGCAACGCGACGTTCCATTTCCCGCCCGCCGGCAACCATTCCTGGCCCTATTGGGGCGCTCAGCTGACCGCGCTGAAACCTGACCTGATCGCTTCGCTGAACGGCTGA
- a CDS encoding esterase family protein, whose translation MKFVGRMRGAAAGLSRRLTVAVAAAAVLPGLVGVVGGSATAGAWSRPGLPVEYLEVPSAAMGRDIRVEFQSGGPGAPALYLLDGMRAREDQNGWDIELPTFEWFLNSGISVVMPVGGQSSFYSDWYKPACGSKDGGCKTYKWETFLTQELPAWLAANRDVKPTGSAVVGLSMAGSSALMLSARHPQQFIYAASLSGTLNPSEGWWPMLIGISMGDAGGYKADDMWGSTNDPNNAWKANDPTENVATIANNGTRIWVYCGNGKPGELGGTDLPAKFLEGFVCRTNSTFQEKYIEAGGKNGVFNFPQSGTHNWAYWGQQLQAMKPDLQRVLGATPTA comes from the coding sequence ATGAAGTTCGTTGGGAGAATGCGCGGCGCAGCGGCAGGTCTGTCGCGCCGGCTGACGGTTGCGGTCGCCGCTGCGGCCGTGCTGCCTGGCCTGGTAGGCGTCGTCGGCGGCTCGGCGACCGCTGGAGCCTGGTCTCGACCCGGCCTGCCGGTCGAATATCTCGAAGTCCCGTCGGCGGCGATGGGACGTGACATCCGGGTCGAGTTCCAGAGTGGCGGGCCGGGCGCACCCGCGCTGTACCTGCTCGACGGTATGCGTGCCCGCGAGGACCAGAACGGCTGGGACATCGAACTGCCCACGTTCGAGTGGTTCCTGAACTCGGGCATCTCGGTCGTGATGCCCGTCGGTGGCCAGTCCAGCTTCTACAGCGACTGGTACAAGCCGGCCTGCGGCAGCAAGGACGGCGGCTGCAAGACCTACAAGTGGGAGACCTTCCTGACGCAGGAGCTCCCGGCCTGGCTGGCGGCCAACCGCGACGTGAAGCCCACCGGAAGCGCTGTCGTCGGTCTGTCGATGGCCGGTTCGTCGGCCCTGATGCTGTCGGCCCGCCACCCGCAGCAGTTCATCTACGCAGCCTCGCTGTCGGGCACGTTGAACCCGTCCGAGGGCTGGTGGCCGATGCTGATCGGCATCTCGATGGGTGACGCCGGCGGCTACAAGGCCGACGACATGTGGGGTTCGACCAACGACCCGAACAACGCCTGGAAGGCGAACGACCCGACGGAGAACGTCGCGACGATCGCCAACAACGGCACCCGCATCTGGGTGTACTGCGGTAACGGCAAGCCGGGCGAGCTGGGCGGCACCGATCTGCCCGCGAAGTTCCTCGAGGGCTTCGTGTGCCGCACGAACTCGACCTTCCAGGAGAAGTACATCGAGGCCGGTGGCAAGAACGGCGTGTTCAACTTCCCGCAGAGCGGTACGCACAACTGGGCGTACTGGGGCCAGCAGCTGCAGGCGATGAAGCCTGACCTGCAGCGCGTGCTGGGTGCCACCCCGACCGCCTGA
- a CDS encoding alpha/beta hydrolase-fold protein, translated as MRRGLSVVRALMLAVTLAAGLWTVSATTGTPARADGVEYLMVPSAAMGRDIPVAFQAGGPHAVFLLDAFNAAPDVSNWVNAGSAMSTLAGRGISVAAPAGGAWSLYTNWEQDGSRQWETFLTAELPGWLAANKGLAPDGHAVVGAAQGGTAAVTLAAFHPGLFRFAGSLSGFLTPSATTLNGAITAGLARFGNVDANRMWGPPQFGRWKWRDPAVHVKLLADANTRLWVYSPGTLTCSDPAAMIGYCDQAQGSNRQFYSDYRRVGGSNGHFDFPPSGQHDWGSWAPQLAYMSGELVATIK; from the coding sequence ATGAGGCGTGGGTTGAGTGTGGTTCGGGCGCTGATGCTGGCGGTCACGCTCGCTGCCGGGCTGTGGACGGTGTCGGCGACAACCGGCACGCCGGCGCGGGCCGACGGCGTGGAGTACCTGATGGTGCCCTCGGCCGCGATGGGCCGCGACATCCCCGTGGCATTCCAGGCCGGTGGACCGCACGCGGTGTTCCTGCTCGACGCGTTCAACGCCGCCCCGGATGTGAGCAACTGGGTCAACGCCGGCAGCGCCATGAGCACACTCGCGGGCCGCGGCATCTCGGTGGCCGCGCCTGCCGGTGGCGCATGGAGCCTCTACACCAACTGGGAGCAGGACGGCAGCAGGCAGTGGGAGACGTTCCTGACCGCCGAGCTGCCGGGTTGGCTGGCCGCCAACAAGGGTCTGGCCCCGGACGGCCACGCCGTCGTGGGTGCCGCGCAGGGCGGAACGGCCGCGGTGACGTTGGCCGCGTTCCACCCCGGCTTGTTCCGGTTCGCCGGATCGCTTTCCGGTTTCCTGACCCCGTCGGCCACCACGCTCAACGGTGCGATCACCGCGGGGCTGGCGAGGTTCGGCAACGTCGATGCCAACCGCATGTGGGGTCCCCCACAGTTCGGCCGGTGGAAATGGCGCGACCCCGCGGTGCACGTGAAGCTGCTGGCCGACGCCAACACCCGGCTGTGGGTGTACAGCCCTGGCACCCTGACGTGCAGCGATCCGGCCGCGATGATCGGCTACTGCGATCAGGCGCAGGGCAGCAACCGCCAGTTCTACTCTGACTACCGCCGTGTGGGCGGTAGCAACGGCCACTTCGACTTCCCGCCGTCGGGCCAGCACGACTGGGGCAGCTGGGCGCCGCAGCTGGCCTACATGTCCGGTGAGCTGGTCGCCACAATCAAGTAG
- the culp6 gene encoding carboxylesterase Culp6 — MAKNARRKRHRILALIAAAAMALVVVLVVTIVVVIMRRPDTPAAPPSAEPPAGVQVPPTTRKPRPEFQSADCPDVMMVSIPGTWESSPTDDPFNPTQFPLSLMSNISKPLAEQFGPQRLQVYTVPYTAQFHNPFAADKQMSYNDSRAEGMRTTVKAMTDMNDRCPLTSYVIAGFSQGAVIAGDIASDIGNGRGPVDEDLVLGVTLIADGRREMGVGQDVGPNPVGQGAEITLHEVPALSALGLTMTGPRPGGFGALNNRTNQICGAGDLICSAPEQAFSILNLPKTLETLSGSAAGPVHALYNTPQFWVENGQTATQWTLEWARNLVENAPHPKHG; from the coding sequence ATGGCAAAGAACGCTCGGCGTAAGCGCCACCGCATCCTGGCCCTGATCGCCGCCGCGGCGATGGCCCTCGTCGTGGTGCTCGTGGTGACGATCGTGGTCGTCATCATGCGCCGTCCGGACACCCCGGCCGCGCCGCCGAGCGCCGAACCGCCCGCAGGCGTGCAGGTGCCGCCGACGACCCGTAAACCGCGCCCGGAGTTCCAGTCGGCCGACTGCCCCGACGTGATGATGGTCTCGATCCCCGGCACCTGGGAGTCGTCGCCGACCGACGACCCGTTCAACCCGACGCAGTTCCCGCTGTCGCTGATGTCGAACATCAGCAAGCCGCTGGCCGAGCAGTTCGGCCCGCAGCGCCTGCAGGTCTACACGGTGCCGTACACCGCGCAGTTCCATAACCCGTTCGCGGCCGACAAGCAGATGTCCTACAACGACAGCCGGGCCGAGGGGATGCGGACGACGGTCAAGGCCATGACCGACATGAACGACCGCTGCCCGCTCACCAGCTACGTGATCGCCGGGTTCTCCCAGGGCGCGGTGATCGCCGGTGACATCGCCAGCGACATCGGCAACGGCCGTGGTCCGGTGGACGAGGACCTCGTGCTTGGTGTGACGTTGATCGCCGACGGCCGTCGTGAGATGGGCGTCGGACAGGATGTCGGGCCCAACCCGGTGGGCCAGGGCGCCGAGATCACGTTGCACGAGGTTCCGGCACTGTCGGCGCTGGGGCTGACCATGACGGGGCCGCGGCCCGGCGGGTTCGGCGCGCTCAACAACCGCACCAACCAGATCTGCGGTGCGGGGGACCTGATCTGCTCGGCCCCTGAGCAGGCCTTCTCGATCCTCAACCTGCCCAAGACGCTTGAGACGCTGTCGGGCAGCGCGGCCGGACCTGTGCACGCGCTGTACAACACGCCGCAGTTCTGGGTCGAGAACGGGCAAACCGCCACGCAGTGGACGCTCGAATGGGCCCGCAATCTTGTCGAAAACGCGCCCCATCCGAAACACGGTTGA
- the fadD32 gene encoding long-chain-fatty-acid--AMP ligase FadD32 — protein MPFHNPFIKDGQIKFPDGSSIVAHVERWAKVRGDKLAYRFLDFSTERDGVPRDLTWAQFSARNRAVAARLQQVTQPGDRVAILCPQNLDYLVAFFGALYAGRIAVPLFDPSEPGHVGRLHAVLDNCHPSAILTTTEAAEGVRKFFRTRPANQRPRVIAVDAVPDDVASTWVNPDEPDETTIAYLQYTSGSTRIPTGVQITHLNLATNVVQVIEALEGEEGDRGLSWLPFFHDMGLITALLAPMIGHYFTFMTPAAFVRRPERWIRELARKEGDTGGTISVAPNFAFDHAAARGVPKEGSAPLDMSNVKAVLNGSEPISAATVRRFNEAFGPFGFPPKAIKPSYGLAEATLFVSTTPASEEPKIISVDRDALNSGRLVEVDADSPKAVAQASAGKVGIAEWAVIVDAESATELPDGQVGEIWISGQNMGTGYWGKPEESIATFQNILKSRTNPSHAEGAADDATWVRTGDYGAFYDGDLYITGRVKDLVIIDGRNHYPQDLEYSAQEASKAVRTGYVAAFSVPANQLPDEVFENAHSGLKRDPDDTSEQLVIVAERAPGAHKLDIGPITDDIRAAIAVRHGVTVRDVLLTAAGAIPRTSSGKIGRRACRAAYLDGSLRAGKVANAFPDATD, from the coding sequence ATGCCGTTCCACAATCCGTTCATCAAGGACGGACAAATCAAGTTCCCTGACGGCAGCAGCATCGTCGCGCATGTGGAGCGCTGGGCCAAGGTGCGCGGCGACAAACTCGCCTACCGGTTCCTCGACTTCTCCACCGAACGCGACGGTGTGCCCCGCGATCTGACGTGGGCCCAGTTCAGCGCCCGCAACCGCGCGGTCGCCGCTCGTCTGCAGCAGGTCACGCAGCCAGGTGACCGTGTCGCGATCCTGTGTCCCCAGAATCTCGACTACCTGGTCGCGTTCTTCGGCGCGCTGTACGCGGGCCGCATCGCGGTGCCGCTGTTCGATCCGTCGGAGCCCGGCCACGTCGGCCGCCTGCATGCGGTGCTCGACAACTGCCATCCGTCGGCGATCCTGACCACCACCGAGGCCGCCGAAGGGGTGCGCAAGTTCTTCCGCACCCGGCCGGCCAACCAGCGGCCCCGCGTGATCGCCGTCGACGCGGTGCCCGACGACGTCGCGTCGACCTGGGTCAACCCGGACGAGCCCGACGAGACCACCATCGCCTACCTGCAGTACACGTCGGGCTCCACCCGGATCCCGACCGGCGTGCAGATCACCCATCTGAACCTGGCCACCAACGTGGTGCAGGTCATCGAGGCGCTCGAAGGCGAGGAAGGCGACCGCGGCCTGTCCTGGCTGCCGTTCTTCCACGACATGGGCCTGATCACCGCGCTGCTCGCCCCGATGATCGGCCACTACTTCACGTTCATGACCCCCGCGGCGTTCGTGCGGCGCCCCGAGCGCTGGATCCGCGAACTCGCGCGCAAGGAAGGCGACACCGGAGGCACGATCTCGGTGGCCCCCAACTTCGCGTTCGACCACGCCGCGGCGCGCGGTGTGCCGAAGGAGGGCTCCGCACCGCTGGACATGTCCAACGTCAAGGCCGTCCTCAACGGCAGCGAGCCGATCTCGGCCGCGACGGTGCGCCGGTTCAACGAGGCGTTCGGACCGTTCGGTTTCCCGCCCAAGGCCATCAAGCCGTCCTACGGCCTGGCCGAGGCCACGTTGTTCGTGTCCACCACGCCCGCCTCCGAAGAGCCGAAGATCATCTCGGTGGACCGTGACGCGCTGAACTCCGGCCGCCTGGTCGAGGTCGACGCCGATTCGCCCAAGGCCGTGGCGCAGGCGTCGGCAGGCAAGGTCGGTATCGCCGAGTGGGCCGTGATCGTCGACGCCGAGTCGGCCACCGAGCTGCCCGACGGCCAGGTGGGCGAGATTTGGATCAGCGGCCAGAACATGGGCACCGGCTACTGGGGCAAGCCCGAGGAGTCGATCGCCACATTCCAGAACATTCTCAAGTCGCGGACCAACCCGTCGCACGCCGAGGGCGCCGCCGACGACGCGACCTGGGTGCGCACGGGCGACTACGGCGCGTTCTACGACGGCGACCTCTACATCACGGGCCGCGTCAAGGACCTCGTCATCATCGACGGCCGCAACCACTACCCGCAGGACCTGGAGTACTCGGCGCAGGAGGCCAGCAAGGCGGTCCGCACCGGATACGTCGCGGCGTTCTCGGTGCCGGCCAATCAGCTGCCCGACGAGGTGTTCGAGAATGCGCACTCCGGTCTCAAGCGCGATCCGGACGACACCTCCGAACAGCTGGTGATCGTGGCCGAGCGTGCGCCGGGCGCGCACAAGCTCGACATCGGCCCCATCACCGACGACATCCGGGCCGCGATCGCGGTCCGCCACGGTGTCACGGTGCGCGACGTCCTGCTGACCGCGGCAGGCGCGATCCCGCGCACCTCCAGCGGCAAGATCGGGCGGCGCGCCTGCCGGGCGGCCTACCTCGACGGCTCACTGCGGGCCGGCAAGGTGGCCAACGCCTTCCCGGATGCCACCGACTGA